The nucleotide sequence GAACTTCTCCGCTGCAACGGCACGGCAACCAGTGGCATCCGCTCGGCCCACTCCGTCTGAGAAATCTTCAACACCTGCCGCAAGCCTTCCGCTTGCAACAACCCTACGAAGGAGAGGCTCAACTTCCCGCTCTCCAACTTGGACAGCTGCGCACGCGTCAAGGCAACATGCGGCCCAAGCGCCGCCAGGCCTGCGGCCACATCGACCTGCCG is from Deinococcus sp. Leaf326 and encodes:
- a CDS encoding helix-turn-helix transcriptional regulator encodes the protein MNRYDELSLQTVDCPGTPVLNREWLRLVRERQGLRQVDVAAGLAALGPHVALTRAQLSKLESGKLSLSFVGLLQAEGLRQVLKISQTEWAERMPLVAVPLQRRSSP